In the genome of Gloeotrichia echinulata CP02, one region contains:
- a CDS encoding chlorophyll a/b-binding protein, producing MTDTTKITAPVIEDRNAWSWGFTPQAEIWNGRLAMIGFLAAALIELFSGKGFLHFWGIL from the coding sequence ATGACAGATACTACAAAAATTACTGCTCCTGTAATTGAAGATCGTAATGCTTGGTCTTGGGGCTTTACCCCACAAGCAGAAATTTGGAACGGTCGCTTGGCAATGATCGGCTTTTTAGCAGCAGCTTTGATTGAACTGTTTTCTGGTAAAGGCTTCCTGCATTTCTGGGGTATTCTATAA